The DNA window ATTTGGTCTTGAACAATGACTTCACCTTCATACCTCCATTTGGAGATCAAATAATTATCGAGCAGACGACAGAGGTGCATCAATAACAAACAACTCCACCTACATCTCCTACATTAGATGTTGGAGGCTCGTTACCATCTTTCTTGAACAAAAGAGCCACACAACGCACACAAAGTTTGAACGGAGTGTATACCGACACCAAAAGGTTAGAAGATCTTACCTTATTTTGCCTATTTGCTGATTGTGAACCAGTTAGTTTTGAAGAAGCTACAACAAGTGAAAATTAGCGAGTCCGGGTGGATGAAGATATCAAAGCCATAGAAAAGAATTCCAATCATGAAGTTGAAAGATAAAGGATATAGCCAAAGAGCTAGAATCGACTATGACGAGGTATTTACTCCTGTCGCTCACTTAGAAACTATTAGACTAATTCTTTCTCTTGCAGCCCAAAATAGATGGAAGATTTTTCAAATGGATGTGAAGTTGGCTTTCTTGACGAAGAGGTTTGCATCAAGCAGCCTGCTGGTTACGTGGTGAATGGTCAAGAAGACAAAGTCTTGAGATTGAAGAAAGCCTTGTTCGTGCTAAAGCAAGCACCAATGGCGTGGAATACCAAGATCGTCAAATATTTTGAAGATAATGCCCGCATGAGCATGCGCTCTATGTGAAAAGTAAACGACACGATATGTTAATAGTGTGCTTGTATGTGGAAGATCTTATTTTCACTGGAAACAATCCAAGCATGTTTGGGGAATTCAAGAAAGCCATGActgaagaatttgagatgacaAACATCGGGCTGGTGGCATACTACCTCGGAGTGGAAGTAAGAAACGTGAAGGTGGAGTATTCATCACACAAAAACTATGCAAAAGAGATCCCGAAGAAGTTCAAATTAGAGGATTGCAAACCAATCAATACACTAGTGGAATGCGGGGTCAAGCCATCAAAGAACCGATattattgtattgatatttttaatataatatgttGATTAGTTAGCAAATAACACCTTAAAATAGTTAGCACAATAACACTGACTTggatattattaaaaaaacatataaatGTTAACTACCTAAATAAGACACCTAGATAAAATATACATCATTTTTTTTTGGTGCGCAGCCTGATTAGTGATCATTCAACAAGAAACAATAACAAAGCTTAATCAACATAATCACTACCcaactaaaatttattttttataatttggaGGTGCACGTcgaatttgtgttttgtatgaTCTTTTCCCCCAATTTTCTTGTTGCTTGTAGGATATATAATTTTGTTCATTTATGTAATCGCAAATTTCAACTTTCTATTAGTGAAACATTTCTAATTATCAGATATTTAGAGAGAAATACTGTAACAATTTACAATAATGAtttaagaaatagaaaaaatgcaGAGAGAACAATGATCACATGATACCAAGAGTAATGCAGAAAGAAtgcataaagaaaaaaaaatgcgcGAGAGCATTGACACTTAAGTGCCGACTAATTCAAGATTTAGCAATTCAGATATCCATGTTTTTATAATAGTTCAATTGATTATCGGAAGCTGAGATGTGGTATACGTTGAAGGATGGGTCTGTTGGTGGACGACGAGCAACAGCGAACTCCAGCCGCAACCGACAACGAGAGACATTGGACCTCGAGCATGCGACGATGAACGAACGCCAGAGACCAGAAGGGTGACGAGCGGCGTAGTCCTAAATTGGAAAGTGATTAAATGAGAGTGAATTTAAGTATCAACAAATTCAGATTTCGAAATTCACATTTCACTCAAACTATGTACCCTagcttaaaatttaaaataaaaaattaataatattattttcttaacaGATAACCCGAACCTGACATGCAATTTGCTTGTTCTTAACTAGTCGACCGAATAAAGACACAAACTCAATAATTTTGTGCCGATTTATGTCAGATTATCGCAAAAAATTGTGAGCCTACTACAGTCTACATATGGTCGCTTTAGTTTGTGGATAATCAATATTTCACCAATTTTATATTCAAATATAAGTATATAACATCCACAAAACCAGATTTTACCAGTTTGGCTTAAACAGATATGAAGGCTGGCGGTGGAGTGGTGTTCGGAGTTCCACGCGCCTCCGCGTTTCCCGCAGTTCTCTTCAGCCATCGCCGCCCTGCCATTCGCTGctactcctcctcctctcttccAGGTTTGTCATTAAATCCCGCCCTTTTCTAAATATATGTgtagttttataaaaaaaatgcacaaaTTTATGCGCATTTGACACGCACTAGTGTGAGAGAATTTGTGTTTTTTTGAATCCAGACCACGCTTCGTTCATAAAAGATGTCGCTGCCGCAAAACCACCGGAGCATTTGAATCAGCTTCTTAGAATACTTCAGGTCAGAGGTATGTTCACTATGTTTGACAACTTTGGCAGATTTTAATTATCGAGCTtagaatatgaaaatattttaattagctTTAATTAAtgactatatatataattgagCTGTTAAGAGAGATGTTCTCAATTGAAACTAGCTCGCTGGTGTATATGTGATGTGAAGAGAGATCTTAgctttttttctcaattgttaACTTGTGATAAGAGATTAAGAGTAAATAGTGTCAGTTGTCTGCTGATGAAGATTTTGTGATTTCATTAACCACCATAACTTTGTCAATCTTACACTGTAACAGGCGAGCAAATTGTATCTCCTGGGGCTAAGCAAGGTTTGATTCCACTTGCCGTTCCCCTCTCCAAAACTAACTCAGGTGCATCAATGTGGAAACTTGgggttttaattttgaaaagttattttcttaatattttgaCATCATCTTTATTTTGCTGATTATAGGTTCTGTAACTGCATTGTTGCGGTGGCCAACTGCTCCTACTGGGTAATTTCAATTTGTTATAGACAGCCCAATGTTATTATTTTGACTATTTATATCTCTTTCAAATATACAAGGATGGAGATGCCGGTAGTGGAGGTTCGTGAATATGGGGTTTGGCTTTTGGCTAAAAATGTGAGTAACCTGTGCATGCAAATGAAGAAGTTCTGCTTCATGATGTTTCATTGTATGTTTTGTTGGTTTGTGTTTGCATAGAAAGCGTAATATGTAAACTCTGTCTTGCCATCTCAACAGGTTGAGCAGTATATCAAGAGAATCTTAGTGGAAGAAGATGTAAAGAACCCTCAGGAAAGAAACGAGGAGCTATTTAGTGCTTCAGCTGATGCAGGAAATAACTTTTATGAGAAGGGTGATTTTGCTGCGTCTGGGATTGCAAGCTTAGAGTCATATCTTTTGAAGAAGGTAGCCTAAAGAGAGACTTCACTCAATCTAAATTGTAGCATATTTAACAAAGCAATAATTCTACTGCAGGTAGGTTTGTTTCCAGACATACTCGAACGCAAAGTAAAGCAGCACTTTGACAAAGGAGACCATGTAAGATAATTTTGACAAAGCAGCATATCTGAGTGAACTGGCTTTTATTATGTTTTGGTGATGCCCAACACATGCTGGTGTAAGGTCTCAGCTTTGGTAACTGGGGAGTTCTATACTAAAAAGGAGCATTTTCCAGGATTTGGGCGGCCCTTTGTGTTCAACGCTGAAGTTCTGCTTAAGTTCGTATTATTGTTCCTTAACAGTACATAATGACAAGCTTTGCCGACCCTCTGTTTACTCAATTCATGGTATGCTTTTATTGTCATACAGAGTTGGACGAACTGCAGAAGCAAAGGATGCTGCAAGGGGTGCTCTGAAATCACCATGGTGGACACTGGGCTGTAAGTATCAGGTATCTGTCAATGAACAGTCTCTGTGAGTCGTTCGGTATTTAGTGTTTACAAGCTCATATTTGATGTCACTTTTCGGTTATGGTCAATAGGAAGTTGCTGATATAGCTCAATGGGATGATGAACAAATTGAGTACATAAAAGAGAAAGTGACAGATGAGGGAAGGCAAGAGGACTTGAAAAAGGGAAAGGAGCCTGCTCAGGTATTGAGTCTTCCAACTCCAGTTATATTTCTCTTTAGAGTTCTTATTGAAGTGTCGATCTCCTTTCAGATTGCGCTGGATGAAGCTGCTTTCTTATTAGATTTAGCATCAGTTGAAGGGACCTGGGATGAATGTGTGGAGAGAGTTGCTGACTGTTACAGGCAGGCTGCACTTGATGATATTGCCACTTTTATTCTTCACAGAGATTAATTTTCTACATCGAACCTATTTCGGCTTTTATATTATGTTGGCAGTCAGCCATTCTTCCTCAATTCTGTGAAACATGCTTAAGAAATTATTCTACATTGTTGAAAAAACCAAACTGAGCAAAAGTTTCTGAAGAGCTTCTCACACGCTTTGATTTCCTAACATATTACGTTGCGAACATACATTTTGCTCTTTCTCCTAtgtctattattatatttatgttgTACAGGCACAGCAAATAATTATCAGCAGACCGAGATATTGTGTTCACAAGCGGTGTTTCTAATATAGAGTTAAAGAAAAATTCCCAGCAGTGGCAGCACTGAAATATGGGTATTCTTATCCTCCTCTCTTCACTCTCATCTTTATTTTGAGTTCTTTATATGCAATAATCCATCTAGTGGCTAAATTTACAGCAAGATATACAAAAATAATCAAGCCTTTGTTAAGACTTCACCCTCTATATAGGCAGTAGAAGAACAATACAGCAGGAATAGAAATCCGTTTTGAGCTCCGTTGTGATGTTGCGGATTAAGAGAAGAGTGCTTTCTTTCTGTTGCCTTTCCTTTGCCACAAAAACAACTTCTTTAAAAAGTTTCGTCCCTCTTTTTTCTTGCGAGGGACAATAGCCATGGAAACATTTTCTATTGTGTTTACCTTGCCTTCGATACCATCCGAATTAGTAAACTTGCTCCACGGCTCTGATGCAGCATTAGTACTTACAGTGGAACCGATGCTTCCATTTTGAATATGATCTGTGGCTGTTGGAGAAGCGCCATTTTTGTCACTGTCTTCTGCTAGCATATTATCTAGTAGAGACAATCGTTTGCTGTGGATTCTCTTAGAAGTTGGTGTGCTGGTAATTACATAGTCAGCAGGTGTATACACAACAGTATCAAAAATAGCTGCATCCCTTGGTGAAGCCAATGCCTTCAATTGCTTTCCAAGATTGAGGATAGTTTCTTGACACTCTGCCAATTTCTCGGAAGCTGCACTAATCTCCCAATCCTGGAAAATTAAAGTTAATTATGGATTATGAAGTCAAAGGTGCATTATGCACGAACAACTGTTTTTGCTCTTTAAGCTAAGACAAGCAAATTGCCTGATGTTCAAAATAACAAGGAAGTGCATTTAGTGCAAAGTTATTATCTTCCAAGACTACTCGTGCCTTTCTTTATATCTTGGATGAGCCTCTCATTATCTGGTTATCGTGGCTCATCTCTAGTACAAGACTGAGATTCATAGATCTGCAGCAGAACTACATGAATAAATTATGATTACTGACTCTGCAAGAGCTATTTCTTTCTTCTACTGACTGAATGAATTTCCTTGCATGTAAGTATATGTGTGTGGCTAATGATACTACAGCCATAGATACTGgggtttttaaaatttgtgtttcCTAGAAGAATATGATTGAATTTGACACCTATCGATAGTGATGCAAATTGAGATCTTTGCAAATCATTTTTATTTCAGAATGTTGAATGATGGATGACGTAGACTTACATCTCTGAGTTGTTTTTCACAGGGCTTTCCATCATCCTGAGATCCGTTGCTTCTCAT is part of the Salvia splendens isolate huo1 chromosome 6, SspV2, whole genome shotgun sequence genome and encodes:
- the LOC121806259 gene encoding protein IN CHLOROPLAST ATPASE BIOGENESIS, chloroplastic-like; translation: MKAGGGVVFGVPRASAFPAVLFSHRRPAIRCYSSSSLPDHASFIKDVAAAKPPEHLNQLLRILQVRGEQIVSPGAKQGLIPLAVPLSKTNSGSVTALLRWPTAPTGMEMPVVEVREYGVWLLAKNVEQYIKRILVEEDVKNPQERNEELFSASADAGNNFYEKGDFAASGIASLESYLLKKVGLFPDILERKVKQHFDKGDHVSALVTGEFYTKKEHFPGFGRPFVFNAEVLLKVGRTAEAKDAARGALKSPWWTLGCKYQEVADIAQWDDEQIEYIKEKVTDEGRQEDLKKGKEPAQIALDEAAFLLDLASVEGTWDECVERVADCYRQAALDDIATFILHRD